One segment of Methanoculleus taiwanensis DNA contains the following:
- a CDS encoding NADH-quinone oxidoreductase subunit B family protein, protein MKIAIEELAGCSGCTIAVLDLHEMILDLVEKADIVYSPVIMDVKEPPEGIDIAFVTGAIRNTENQERLNLLRKRAKKIVAFGTCACYGGVSGLSMLSSNAELFDYVYRGVETAHPDGTVPKDVPPFLYRAFAVGDMTKIDYYITGCPPKEALLKQIIPALIAGDTLELSRKSVCAECDRTMGPVENWSMKRRYEGIPDREHCLLGQGYLCLGSVTFGRCAAACPKNNVPCHGCNGPSLDILREPCRDIYNMMVRRISDLTDKPQKEVEKELYDVAHTMYAFTIGSLIMEDKENSKIRDLIKERSG, encoded by the coding sequence GTGAAGATAGCCATTGAAGAACTTGCAGGGTGCTCGGGGTGCACGATCGCCGTGCTCGACCTCCACGAGATGATCCTCGACCTCGTTGAGAAGGCCGATATCGTCTACTCGCCGGTGATTATGGACGTCAAGGAACCGCCGGAAGGTATCGACATCGCGTTCGTAACCGGAGCAATACGGAACACCGAGAACCAGGAGCGGTTGAATCTCCTCCGCAAAAGGGCAAAGAAGATCGTCGCCTTCGGCACCTGCGCCTGTTACGGCGGCGTCTCGGGGCTCTCGATGCTCAGCAGCAATGCCGAACTCTTCGACTACGTCTACCGCGGCGTGGAGACGGCACACCCGGACGGCACCGTCCCCAAGGATGTACCGCCGTTCCTGTACCGGGCATTCGCCGTCGGGGATATGACGAAGATCGACTACTACATCACCGGGTGCCCGCCGAAAGAAGCACTCCTAAAACAGATTATTCCGGCGCTGATCGCCGGCGATACGCTTGAGCTCTCCCGGAAGTCCGTCTGCGCCGAGTGCGACCGGACGATGGGGCCTGTCGAGAACTGGTCGATGAAACGGCGGTATGAGGGGATACCCGATCGTGAACACTGCCTGCTCGGCCAGGGGTACCTCTGCCTCGGGAGCGTGACCTTCGGGAGGTGCGCAGCGGCGTGCCCGAAGAATAACGTGCCGTGCCACGGGTGCAACGGGCCTTCGCTCGATATCCTCCGCGAACCGTGCCGGGACATCTACAATATGATGGTGCGGCGGATCTCCGATCTGACGGATAAACCGCAGAAAGAGGTTGAAAAAGAACTCTACGACGTCGCCCATACAATGTACGCGTTCACCATCGGAAGCCTGATCATGGAAGACAAAGAGAACTCGAAGATTCGCGACCTGATCAAGGAGAGGAGCGGATGA
- a CDS encoding 4Fe-4S dicluster domain-containing protein — protein sequence MDIRVDKDACLGCGLCVKDCPMDVYELQEGISVPVKPKNCMGCLSCHEICPSQALEHRGIYPARRHYIDIRVCEMLNRVI from the coding sequence ATGGATATACGTGTAGATAAGGACGCGTGTCTCGGATGTGGTCTCTGTGTCAAGGATTGTCCCATGGACGTCTACGAGCTCCAGGAGGGGATAAGCGTCCCCGTAAAACCTAAGAACTGCATGGGCTGCCTCTCCTGCCACGAGATCTGCCCGTCCCAGGCACTGGAGCACCGCGGGATCTATCCTGCCCGGAGGCACTACATCGACATACGGGTCTGTGAAATGTTGAATAGGGTGATCTGA
- a CDS encoding hydrocarbon binding protein (contains V4R domain), whose translation MTASYIDELHESFHTDIVYLSEDIPLDCTPRPREMEQTLHGVMKLNGLIIRSLEEIAGRGANAVTYRAGKKFGHETAKYFQKREDVEGALHELSDLLSGQYTFEVWKPEDKESFIIEENGETFIYLVFHDCIVRQTLRRNGLEQGGPLCQTLFGYVVGAIEEITGRRAKLEIVHTGPNACLKKLILK comes from the coding sequence ATGACGGCAAGTTATATCGACGAGCTGCATGAGAGTTTCCATACCGATATCGTCTACCTCTCCGAGGACATCCCCCTCGACTGCACACCGCGACCGAGAGAGATGGAACAGACGCTCCACGGAGTTATGAAACTCAACGGGCTCATCATCCGTTCACTCGAAGAGATCGCAGGCCGGGGGGCAAATGCGGTCACGTACCGGGCTGGAAAAAAGTTCGGCCATGAAACTGCCAAATACTTCCAGAAGCGTGAAGATGTCGAAGGAGCACTTCACGAGCTCTCGGATCTCCTCTCAGGGCAGTACACCTTCGAGGTCTGGAAACCCGAGGATAAAGAGAGTTTCATCATCGAAGAGAACGGCGAGACGTTCATCTACCTTGTATTCCACGACTGCATCGTTCGCCAGACGCTTCGCCGGAACGGTCTGGAACAAGGCGGCCCGCTCTGTCAGACACTCTTCGGGTACGTCGTCGGCGCAATCGAAGAGATAACGGGGCGGCGTGCGAAGCTCGAGATCGTCCACACCGGGCCGAACGCCTGCTTAAAGAAACTCATTCTGAAATGA
- the minD gene encoding cell division ATPase MinD gives MVYVYTIASGKGGTGKTTVTANLGPMLAKYGKKTCILDADVGMANLGLILGLENLPVTLHEVLGGKASVRDAIYDGPLGVKVVPSGLSLQGFQNSDPDRLRDVMSELVGDFDVMLIDAPAGISRDGIIPLTVADGVVLVVNPEISSIVDALKTKILTETVGGHIEGAILNRVTTNNDEFNRAQMEKLLGVRILGIIPEDPNVRRASAGRHPIVVKYPSSDASRAFRRISAGIAGIESQDDELDRPAREGFVDRLARTLFRGKR, from the coding sequence ATGGTGTATGTATATACAATTGCATCCGGTAAGGGCGGTACGGGAAAGACGACCGTTACGGCAAACCTCGGCCCGATGCTTGCAAAGTACGGCAAGAAGACCTGCATTCTGGATGCTGATGTCGGGATGGCAAATCTCGGACTCATCCTGGGACTTGAAAATCTCCCGGTAACACTCCACGAAGTGCTCGGGGGGAAGGCATCTGTTCGGGACGCCATCTACGACGGCCCGCTCGGGGTGAAGGTCGTTCCAAGCGGCCTCTCGCTCCAGGGGTTTCAGAACTCCGATCCGGATCGCCTCCGCGACGTCATGAGCGAGCTCGTCGGTGACTTCGATGTGATGCTCATCGATGCTCCTGCGGGGATCAGCAGAGACGGCATCATTCCGCTGACCGTTGCCGACGGAGTGGTCCTCGTGGTCAATCCGGAGATATCGTCCATCGTCGACGCCCTGAAGACCAAGATACTGACCGAGACCGTCGGCGGCCATATAGAGGGGGCGATACTCAATCGCGTCACCACGAACAACGACGAGTTCAACCGGGCGCAGATGGAGAAGCTGCTCGGCGTCCGGATCCTCGGGATCATCCCCGAAGATCCGAACGTCCGGCGTGCGTCCGCAGGCCGTCACCCAATCGTGGTAAAATACCCGTCTTCTGATGCATCACGGGCGTTCAGGCGCATTTCTGCGGGCATTGCAGGGATCGAGAGTCAGGACGACGAACTTGACCGCCCGGCGCGGGAGGGGTTCGTCGACAGGCTTGCGAGGACACTCTTCAGAGGGAAACGATGA